From Pleuronectes platessa chromosome 17, fPlePla1.1, whole genome shotgun sequence, one genomic window encodes:
- the LOC128460637 gene encoding ubiquitin carboxyl-terminal hydrolase 42-like, translated as IVDRSSEMSCHESDGCDRSPFTSGDAGMDGTCSSSWAVGPTVPSDSPHLYDSSVSSVDRPKEQVLSNGDGIELPQKVLFTPDRLNLDWTQVHPIGAGLKNMGNTCFLNSVLQCLTYTPPFANFLLTGEHSKTCDVPGFCMMCSMENHIIEVFSKSGKVIKTVSVVNELHWIAPHFDIGSQEDAHEFLRCTMEALQKSCLPGTKLDRETESTSFIHQVFGGYLRSRVKCLNCNAVSDTFDPFLDINLEIKPASGVSKALEEFVKLELLEGDNAYKCAECNKMVTAAKGFSIHRNPNVLTLLLKRYADNRGRKIKEKVNYPEYLDMRPFMSQTQGEAQLYSLYAVIVHSGYSSRAGHYFCYVKSSEGDWHEINDASVSVSDITTVLNQQAYVLFYINQPSSASISSYTSLPPSQSTSDVHPDTALLVQHGQEASEESDQENCGALDDGSLAKFHLNRNNGTGGIFEKSPQATYRESEMHHPNPATLLTPADRSEKTSSAPRRDNREHRDNHRLNRDNLSLHHRHYRDWDSERRYEQTVHHHRESSRDRSPHHAHCHRSREDRDFEQRGNGRCNQEEFRSRWRWRQERGKSRVTAEKNSGKENNSYRDRSPPHNPKRDANNKRKRDKSMDKDQHRESGNSDVDSERNAEIKKKKKDEEAKQQSQGAAQRPKKRSRLEPESRKRKFCHIEDRTCIDDFPTAKRRH; from the exons ATAGTTGACAGATCTTCAGAAATGTCTTGCCACGAGTCAGACGGGTGTGACCGTTCTCCCTTCACCAGTGGAGACGCGGGGATGGACGGCACCTGTTCCAGCAGCTGGGCAGTGGGTCCCACCGTGCCGAGTGACTCTCCTCATCTGTACGATAGTTCTGTCTCATCTGTGGACCGGCCCAAGGAGCAAG TGCTCAGCAATGGTGACGGCATTGAGTTGCCACAGAAGGTCCTCTTCACTCCAGACCGCCTCAATCTGGATTGGACCCAGGTTCACCCTATCGGTGCCGGACTAAAGAACATGGGGAACACATGCTTCCTCAACTCAGTGCTGCAGTGTCTCACCTACACGCCTCCATTTGCTAACTTCTTGCTGACCGGCGAGCACTCTAAAACAT GTGACGTTCCGGGGTTCTGTATGATGTGTTCAATGGAAAACCACATCATTGAGGTCTTTTCCAAATCTGGGAAAGTCATCAAGACCGTTAGTGTGGTTAATGAGCTCCACT GGATAGCACCGCACTTCGACATTGGAAGTCAAGAGGATGCCCATGaattcctgcggtgcacaatgGAGGCTTTGCAAAAGTCCTGCTTACCTGGAACCAA ATTGGATAGGGAGACAGAGTCCACTTCTTTCATCCATCAAGTATTTGGCGGGTACCTAAGGTCCAGAG TTAAATGCTTAAACTGCAACGCAGTTTCGGATACATTTGATCCATTTTTAGATATCAATCTGGAAATTAAG CCGGCTTCAGGAGTCTCAAAGGCTCTGGAGGAGTTTGTTAAGCTTGAGCTGCTTGAAGGCGACAACGCCTACAAGTGCGCCGA GTGCAATAAAATGGTCACAGCCGCGAAGGGATTTAGCATCCACCGCAACCCCAATGTGCTAACCCTCTTACTCAAACGCTATGCAGACAACAGAGGACGCAAAATTAAAGAG AAAGTAAATTATCCAGAGTACCTGGACATGCGGCCGTTCATGTCGCAGACTCAAGGAGAGGCCCAACTCTACAGCCTGTACGCGGTGATTGTCCACTCTGGATACAGCAGTCGCGCTGGACACTACTTCTGCTATGTTAAG TCGAGCGAGGGTGATTGGCATGAGATAAACGACGCCTCTGTGTCCGTCAGTGACATCACCACCGTTCTGAACCAGCAGGCCTATGTCCTGTTCTACATAAA CCAGCCTTCCTCTGCCAGCATCTCCTCCTACACCTCTCTACCCCCCTCACAGTCTACCTCAGACGTCCACCCAGACACAGCGCTCCTGGTGCAGCACGGCCAGGAGGCTTCTGAGGAATCAGACCAGGAGAACTGTGGTGCTCTGGATGATGGCAGCTTAGCTAAGTTTCACCTCAACAGAAACAACGGAACAGGAGGCATCTTTGAGAAATCTCCTCAAGCCACATACAGAGAGTCAGAAATGCACCATCCCAACCCAGCGACCTTACTTACCCCGGCAGACCGCTCCGAGAAAACCAGTTCAGCTCCCAGACGGGACAACCGAGAACACCGCGATAATCATCGCTTGAACAGGGATAATTTGTCTCTTCACCATCGACACTACAGAGACTGGGACTCTGAGCGTCGCTATGAGCAAACTGTCCACCACCACAGGGAGAGCTCCCGGGACAGGTCCCCTCACCATGCCCACTGCCACCGATCCAGAGAGGATCGGGACTTTGAGCAGAGAGGTAACGGTCGATGTAACCAGGAAGAGTTTCGTAGtcgctggaggtggaggcaggagagaggCAAATCCCGGGTAACGGCGGAAAAGAACAGCGGCAAGGAGAATAACTCTTACCGCGACAGGTCGCCTCCCCATAACCCCAAGAGGGATGCTAATAATAAGAGGAAGAGAGATAAGTCAATGGACAAAGACCAACACAGAGAGAGCGG AAATTCTGACGTGGATTCAGAAAgaaatgctgaaataaaaaagaagaagaaggatgagGAGGCCAAGCAGCAAAGCCAAGGCGCCGCACAGAGGCCCAAGAAGAGAAGCCGCTTGGAACCTGAAAGCCGTAAGCGGAAGTTCTGTCACATCGAGGACAGAACATGCATCGATGATTTTCCAACAGCAAAACGCCGCCACTGA